The genomic DNA TATAAATAACCGCAAAACACAATGATTTAATTCCACCGCCTTAATCCGGCGGTGGAATTTTTGAAAAATATGTAGGAGCGACCATTGGCCGTCCGAATTAATAAAATGAATTTTTATTAATCCCGCCTCAAAGGATAAATATATGAAATCGCCGTTTCCTCATTCCGCCGGATTTAAGCGTTATTACACCGAAGACTATTATTTTAAATCGGTTTTCGGTGAAAAAACCGCGCGCCTTCCCATAGACGCGGGCTTCACCTGCCCGAACATCGACGGCACGAAGGGCATAGGCGGATGTATATACTGCTCCGGACGTGGCAGCGGCGACTTTTCCGCGGAAAGCGCGTTTTCCGTTACGGAACAACTTGCTCAGATGCGTGAGGCGCGTTCGTCCAAATGGGAAGTCAAAAATTATATCGCCTATTTTCAGGCACATACGAATACCTACGCGCCGCCCGAAAAGCTCAGAGCACTGTTTGATGAAGCGCTTACATTTCCCGGAGTTTGCGGAATATACATTGCAACGCGCCCGGATTGCCTTGACGGCGGCATAATTTCTCTGCTCGGGGAATACAGCGAAAAGACAAAGCTCTCGGTAGAGCTCGGGCTTCAAACCTGCAATGACGTTACAGCCGGAATTATAAACAGATGCCACACTTATTCGGATTTTCTGTGCGGCTATCAGGCGCTTAAGGATGTGGGAATCCGCGTATGCGTCCATATAATAAACGGCCTGCCAGGTGAGAATAAAGACGATATGCTGTATACCGTCAGAGAAACCGCTAAGTTAAGACCCGATGGCATAAAAATACACCTGCTTCATATTTTACGCGGAACCGCCGCGGAAGATATGCTGCGGGAAGGGAAGATCATTCCGCTTACGCTCGACGAATATGTGGATATCGTCTGCGACCAGCTTGCAATCCTGCCGCCGGATACTGTGATAGAACGAATCACCGGTGATGGAAAAAAGAATGACCTTGTGGCTCCGCTCTGGAGCCTTAAAAAGTTCGTCGTTTTAAATTCCATCGACAAAGAAATGCTCCGCCGCGACAGCTTTCAAGGCATAAAATATTATCCCGGAGAATAAAAATATGAATATTATAACTGATTTTATAAAGGGATTGAGCGAATTGAATGTTTTGACAATTATAATCAGGTCGCTTCTTGCCGTTACATGCGGAGCGGCGATCGGAATAGAGCGTGAAATAAAAAGGCGCGCCGCCGGTCTGCGGACTCATATGCTCGTGTGCCTCGGCGCAGCCATGGTAATGATGACAAACGAATATATCGTGACCGCTTTCGGCTCGGGCGATCCGACGCGTATGGCGGCGCAGGTCGTCAGTGGTATCGGCTTTCTTGGCGCCGGAACGATAATAGTGACAGGCTCAACTCATATACGTGGTCTCACTACGGCAGCCGGAATGTGGGCCGCCGCGTCGGTCGGGCTCGCGGTAGGCTCCGGGTTTTATTCCGGCGCCCTTATCGGCACGCTTATAATAACCATCATTCTCACGCTGCTCCAGCGCGCAGACCGTTATTTCTCCAACAAGAGCACATACTGTGATATATATATCGAGCTTAAAGACAGAGTTCCTCTCAGCTCATTTTTAACGGAAACAGAATCAAACGGAATGATAATAATCAGCTTTGACAAAAAGCAGCATCCGATCATATGCGACGGCAAGCCTTCCTTTATTGCGACAATTCACTGCAAAGGCACAAAATCATCGGATATACCGATAAAGGTTTCCTCCTTCGACAGCGTAGAATATGCCATCGGTATCGGAATGCAGTAAAACATAACCAAATAAAATAAAAATTCCCGGCGCGCCGTATAATCATGCGGCGCGCCGGATTTTTAAAACGTGGTAATAAAATAATTCAGGAAACTTTATATCGCAATAAAATGAGAAGCAAAGACTGCTTCCGGCAATAGATTATTAAAAGCGATGGTGCGAAAATTCGTGTTTTAAGAGGCTGTCTTTATTGCTTAGGAATAAAAAATTATACAGTTAAAGAAAAAAGGCTCTGGTACATGGAGCTTTCTCTCGTAAACGTGATATGCATTGCGAGTTATTTTTCGTTTGCTTCAATATATTCGGCTACGTTTTTCACGGTTTTAAGCTGAGGGACGTCTTCATCCGGAACGTTGACGCCGAACTTCTCTTCAATAGCCATGAGCATTTCGACAATATCTAAACTGTCCGCGCCGAGATCCTCAATAATGTTGGTGTTGTCGGTTATTGTATTAACATCAATTCTCAGCTGCTTGGCAAGCAGGTCTTTTATTTTTTCTATCATAAAAGTTCCGTTTCTCCGGCAGCAAAAAAGCCGGGTTCATAATTTATTTTCAGATTATTTTACATCTTTTCCGCAGCTTTGTCAAGAGCGAAAATACCGATGCGCATGGCGCAGGCTTGAGGTGTCAGCGGATGCACTTATAATCCGCTATATAATTTATGCTGTATTCATCGTTTTATGTTATAAAACGGAAATTATTAAACGGCAATTATATAATGTCTGTTGAAGTTTTGCAGTTGAAAAATCGGCCAAAACACTCCAAAATCATTTATTTTAGAGCTCAGTATCCATTGATTGTACATCTAAATTGGTTGAAAATCGACCAATTTAGTTGTGCAATCATTGTTTTCATCATTTTTTTACTGTTGTATGTGTTTTGTGATTGTTCGGCGGACATTATATAATACAAAAAAATTTTCGTATTTATATTGACAAAATTCAAATATAGTATTATCATATGCACATATGAGCATATGAAATAATATAATAGAAAGCAGGAAACAATATGGATGAAAACATCGATATTTTATGCGAAGAATGTGAAATTCATACGGAAATAATCAATAAAGCCGAACGGAATATGATAGATGAAAACAGCTTATACGATCTCGCGGAGCTTTTCAAGGTTTTCGGAGATTCAACGCGGATCAGGATACTTTATGCTTTGTTCGAGGCTGAAATGTGCGTCTGCGACATTGCCGGACTTTTAAACATGAATCAGTCCGCAATTTCGCATCAGCTGAGAATTTTGAAGCAGGCAGGGCTGGTAAAATACCGCCGTGAGGGTAAAGCTGTTTTTTATTCGCTTTCCGATGATCATGTCCGCACAATTCTCGGACAGGGCGCGGAGCATATCGCGGAATAAATATTTATTATGAAAAGGTGCTGATTATGAATTCAACAGATAAATCATTGAAATGCGATACGGTTAATTACGGTGGTGAAAGCTGCGCGGGAGGAGATAATTGCGGCCACTGCGATCACGATAAAGGCGAAAGCGTGAAGACCGGCTTTATCCGCGCCGGTATAAGCGTCTGCTTTTTCGCGCTCGGGCTGGCGTTTTCCGGATCGGCGGTCGCAGATTCACCATTGATAGAATTATTGATAATGCTCTCATTCCTCGCGTCATATTGCTCTGCCGGAGGAGAAACGGTTTTTAATGCGATCCGCGGATTATTCAAAGGTAAGCTTTTTGACGAGAATTTTCTTATGACCGTCGCGACTGCCGGCGCGATTGCGCTCGGAGACTATCCCGAGGCCGCCTCTGTAATGATATTGTACCGTCTTGGTGAAACGCTTTCGGATCTCGCCGTGCGGCGCTCAGAGCGATCTGTCGCCCACCTCATGGAGCTAAGGCCGCAATTTGCGAATGTTGAACGCGCCGGCTTGATTCTCCGGATCGCTCCGCGTGACATTCTTATTGGAGAAACAATCGTAATAAATCCCGGCGAGCGTGTTCCGCTTGACTGCGTCGTGATCTCCGGCGAATCGGATATAGATACCTCCGCGCTAACAGGCGAACCGATGATGCGATATGCCGGCAAAGGCATTGAGCTGATAAGCGGCTGCGTCAACGGCGAGGGTCTTTTGAAAGCCCGTGTACTGAAGCTTTATGCCGATTCTACTATTGAGAAAATTCTTGCGCTTGTGGAAAGCGCCGGATCAAAAAAAGCGCATACGGAGCGCTTTATAACACGTTTTTCGCGCGTATATACGCCTGCGGTTGTCGCGGCCGCGATCCTCATCGCATTTGTTCCTCTGCTTTTCGGAGCCGAATTCGCTCAGTGGGCACACCGGGCGCTCGTTTTTCTTGTCATTTCATGCCCCTGCGCTCTCGTCATATCAGTTCCGCTTACATATTTTGCCGGAGTCGGCGGAGCGGCAAAAAAGGGGATACTGATAAAAGGCACTACTTATATCGAGCTGCTTGCAAAAGCCTCTGTCTGCGTTTTTGATAAAACCGGAACGCTGACAAACGGTGAATTCACCGTTTCGGAGGTTTATCCGAGCGGAGTTACCGAACAGCGTCTTTTTGAGCTGCTTACCCTTGTAGAGGCACATTCAAACCATCCGATAGCGCGTTCGATTACCGCGCATATCGGAAAATCTCCCGATCTTTCGCGTATCGGAGAATACAGGATAATACCCGGACGGGGAGCTTACGCCGTAATCGACGGTAAGCCCTGTTACGCCGGAAATCTCGATTTAATGAAGGAATGCGGTGCCAATCCGCGGGATTCCGAGGTGAGGCGCGTTTCTTCAGGCGGCAGCGCGGTTTATGCCTCCTATGATGGTAAATATATAGGCTGTTGTATTATCAGCGACAGCCTTAAGCCCGATTCTGTCCGCGCCGTACGTGAATTGAAACGAGAAGGCGTTTCAATGACCGCGATGCTGACCGGAGATTCCAAAGATGAAGGCGAACGCATCGGACGCCTTATGGAGTTTGACCGTGTTTATTCGCGTCTGCTGCCCGATCAAAAGGTCGAAAAGCTTGAGGCTCTTATTTCAGAAAATGAAAATGGAAGCCTTATATATGTCGGAGACGGCATAAACGAC from Oscillospiraceae bacterium includes the following:
- the acpP gene encoding acyl carrier protein, whose translation is MIEKIKDLLAKQLRIDVNTITDNTNIIEDLGADSLDIVEMLMAIEEKFGVNVPDEDVPQLKTVKNVAEYIEANEK
- a CDS encoding MgtC/SapB family protein; translated protein: MNIITDFIKGLSELNVLTIIIRSLLAVTCGAAIGIEREIKRRAAGLRTHMLVCLGAAMVMMTNEYIVTAFGSGDPTRMAAQVVSGIGFLGAGTIIVTGSTHIRGLTTAAGMWAAASVGLAVGSGFYSGALIGTLIITIILTLLQRADRYFSNKSTYCDIYIELKDRVPLSSFLTETESNGMIIISFDKKQHPIICDGKPSFIATIHCKGTKSSDIPIKVSSFDSVEYAIGIGMQ
- a CDS encoding TIGR01212 family radical SAM protein (This family includes YhcC from E. coli K-12, an uncharacterized radical SAM protein.), whose product is MKSPFPHSAGFKRYYTEDYYFKSVFGEKTARLPIDAGFTCPNIDGTKGIGGCIYCSGRGSGDFSAESAFSVTEQLAQMREARSSKWEVKNYIAYFQAHTNTYAPPEKLRALFDEALTFPGVCGIYIATRPDCLDGGIISLLGEYSEKTKLSVELGLQTCNDVTAGIINRCHTYSDFLCGYQALKDVGIRVCVHIINGLPGENKDDMLYTVRETAKLRPDGIKIHLLHILRGTAAEDMLREGKIIPLTLDEYVDIVCDQLAILPPDTVIERITGDGKKNDLVAPLWSLKKFVVLNSIDKEMLRRDSFQGIKYYPGE
- a CDS encoding heavy metal translocating P-type ATPase, with protein sequence MNSTDKSLKCDTVNYGGESCAGGDNCGHCDHDKGESVKTGFIRAGISVCFFALGLAFSGSAVADSPLIELLIMLSFLASYCSAGGETVFNAIRGLFKGKLFDENFLMTVATAGAIALGDYPEAASVMILYRLGETLSDLAVRRSERSVAHLMELRPQFANVERAGLILRIAPRDILIGETIVINPGERVPLDCVVISGESDIDTSALTGEPMMRYAGKGIELISGCVNGEGLLKARVLKLYADSTIEKILALVESAGSKKAHTERFITRFSRVYTPAVVAAAILIAFVPLLFGAEFAQWAHRALVFLVISCPCALVISVPLTYFAGVGGAAKKGILIKGTTYIELLAKASVCVFDKTGTLTNGEFTVSEVYPSGVTEQRLFELLTLVEAHSNHPIARSITAHIGKSPDLSRIGEYRIIPGRGAYAVIDGKPCYAGNLDLMKECGANPRDSEVRRVSSGGSAVYASYDGKYIGCCIISDSLKPDSVRAVRELKREGVSMTAMLTGDSKDEGERIGRLMEFDRVYSRLLPDQKVEKLEALISENENGSLIYVGDGINDAPVLARADVGMAMGALGSDAAIESADVVITDDNPLKVPLAVRLSKKTTSIVMQNIIFALSVKAVFIVLGAFGIAGMWSAVFADVGVTLIAVLNAARAARI
- a CDS encoding metalloregulator ArsR/SmtB family transcription factor, producing the protein MDENIDILCEECEIHTEIINKAERNMIDENSLYDLAELFKVFGDSTRIRILYALFEAEMCVCDIAGLLNMNQSAISHQLRILKQAGLVKYRREGKAVFYSLSDDHVRTILGQGAEHIAE